In the Arachis stenosperma cultivar V10309 chromosome 8, arast.V10309.gnm1.PFL2, whole genome shotgun sequence genome, tttTGACAACCCTAGATCAGGTAACTCAATAAAATTTtctcatgttttttttttttccttacaCTATGCACACACATACACTCTATTATGGGTTCCTATATTCCATTTTGTGTGTTAAATCCAGGTTTCAAACCCTGGTGTAAGTTAATGGGAAGCCAACAAATTCTCCATTGATGCCAAACCTCAGCTGCAAATTTTCTAGTGTGTCTCTGAATATCTTCTAATGGAATAATTAGACTAAATTTTGTTTGTGCTGTGGTTATATATTGTGTGTGTATTCCTGAATGTACTGTGGTATTAACTATTTAcagtattttctttttgttttgggtTTCATAAGGTGGATCAACAGTTTTTGTTTTTGGTCTTGGGGTGGATTTGTTGGCCCTAAAGCCGTAGTCCCCAACTTTTTTTCGGCTGAAGCCCACTCTAGTGTTGGATGGTCAACAATACAATGGTTAGTCCCTGACCAAAAACACGGCAGATCAATACAACAGttagttaataatatttaattaataaatctTCTTAAGGAGTGAATAGaatatttgtataatgtgtacaatgaGTTATTTATTTGGTCTATTATGAGTTAAAAAATGAACATCCAGGGTAAAATACTACTAATTTCTCAAATACAATACGCCCATACTatccagaataaccatccggataccagggataataaacatctgatATCTTACTGAATCGAACATCCATAAACCcctattgtacacattgtatagaTACTCCATTGACTCCCTATACTTCCTCTTAATTTTAATAcgttgttaataaaaaaaatttctgcAAATTTCCATAAAACCAAATTCATAATGATAAATGTATTTCAAGCTTTTATTCATGTAATACAATTTTATACCTAAAACTTTTGAAACTTAatcagtaatttttttttacttcttaTGTTGGATACTAAATCTATGAGAAAATTTCTGCAAGGGAACTTAACTTGAGATATAGCCAATTAGTTAAAAAACATACTAgttacattaaaaataaaataaaataaaaactcattattattttttgaaattttaaaattaaaaacaaaaaaaaaattaactgaaTTAATCTATATAACAATGGTATAGAAGAGGAATCATATCCGAAGTagcattttgtggtttttaaaattttttttaatttaaaaaatgtctTTTTAAGGGTCTCGCAACATAACTCagcttctttctcttctcttttttcgtcagctttcttctcttctctttcttccttTATGGTGTCacttccttctcttctttctctctctccctttgAAACCCTATTCATTTCCTCGAGCTTCACCAAATTGAacttctttctcccttttttccTTCTTTCGGATAACTCTTGCCACCTCTGTCATCGTTTGCCTGCTctctttcttgttctctttccTTCATTCTTGTCCTAttcccttctctctctttcttttacAAACCCTCATTCTGATGGAGATCTCATTCTAATTCCACTTCTTTTTAATTCTTTGGAATTTTAACGTATCTCCTATAGTATGAATCATGAAACGGTCTCTGGGGATTAGAATGAAAATCTATAGAGTTGCAGAGAGGCGCTGACGAGGAACGATTGATTGTTGTGATGAGATCCGAGATAAGCCTCAATGTAGTCCCTGAAGTTGCACTCGAGCTTCATAGTAGTCACTGAACTTAAATGTTCCTCAGAGTCATCCCCCAACTTGCACTCTGGGACTCAAAGTGGTCCTTCAGGCCATTTCAGCACACGTGGCGCAACCGAAAAGCTTAGCTGGCAGCGTCGTTGACACCTGGGACTCACAGAAACGACGTCATTTTGGCTGTGGCGCCAAAATGACatgaaacgacgtcgtttcacGCTCACTACGTCCCTCCCTCAACGTTTCCATAACGTTTTGTCTCCCTCCTCTCTACACACAaaacaaacacaacacagagtgtggtttcttcttctccctccGTCAATCTCCAATGGCGCATGTGCTCCTCCATTAACCGGACCAATTTCAGTGGAAGACGTTGGCTCTGGAGCATCGCTGCTTTCCTCTCCTTCACACACAAAGTTGGGCAGCCTTGTTTCTCTGAAAGAGGTaagccaaaaataaaaaaaatgtggtTCCTCTGTTTTTTTGATGTTGTTGTTCATCTAATATTCACAAAAGTTCAGGCCTTTTTTTCGATTGTAATTGGTGGGTATGAACGCCTCTGTTCTGTTCTCTGTGTTAGGGTTTGATCACTACTGGCTTTCGTAGTGGTTTGGCCAAGCAAAATTGTAGATTAGGAgtgtttcttgtgttttgatgaTATAAAAACGTGTTCTCTATGTGTTAGGGTTTACTACTCTTAGTGGAGGAGTTTCCAAACTGTTAATGTGTTTGAGGAGAATGAATCTGATCAATGTATTTGTTTAACAGAGTTTGCATGATCACAGTAGAAGTAAAGATTTTTAGGGAGTTGAAATTTTTTGTAACTCTGATAATGGATTTTGAACTTGACTGATTAGTGAGAGTGATGATGAAAATTGTAGAAGAGAAAATTCATGAATGGTTTTAAATGATGATAAGCCATTATCTGAAGTTTAGCTGAAATGTGCTTCTGTGCTTTATGTGCTTCATTTAACTATTTTTCTCTTGGAATACACAATTATGATACTGGTTAGCTTTTCATAGAAGACTTTTgggaactttttttttttgcgaaAAAGTTTCCAATGACTACACTTTTTCGAATAGAAAAAAAAGGTCCTAATGTATATTATTACTATTCTTGAATGTCTTGAAGGCGTGAGGAAGCATTGCCTATATTCAAGAGAAGACTCTTAGGTGCCTTGCTGGAGTTTTCTGCTCAAGAATTGCAGGTTCAGGTACATTGGTTTTTGCCAATGATCTTCTTTTCAAACATTTTATTTATGGCATGTAGGCACAAGTGTATCCTTTTGTCTTTTGATTCTATTTTCCTCATCAATCATTTTGGTTTCGAATGTCCATGCTTATCCAAAAATATGAGTAATTTTTTTGTTGCTATTTAATATTATTGTACTGCTATTATTACTTATTATGAGTAGAAATTATTACTTATTATGAGTGAGAATTATTactcttcttatttttataagtaaaaaatTGTGTTTTGTTCCTATCACACACATAATGGCTTAAATCGCTTGCTACAGGTGAAGCGGAGCTGGTGATGGATTTTCTTTTATAATAGTATACATTATTCTGTTTTATGAGTAGTGTTAGGAGTGGTTGGTTTAtcttgtgtgtgtgtgtgctcTTTTGTGTGTCATAGTTGTTGTGGTTTAAAGTGTAATTATTGTGATTTGATAAAATCATGTGACTCGTAGACATTATCCAAAAAGAATGGATAATGAATCAaaggttttttattttttgttttttggttttGGGTTGAGTTTGTACAGACTAtctaaaaaaaaactaataatagtCTAATAGGTTTTAGTTGAATATTCCATACATATATTTACTCATATTTCCAATCTATTACTAGCGGTGATGTCTGATTTCAAACAATGGGTGtgatcaattaattttttttgtaaatattggcaGATGGGTGATCCGTTAATTACGATTATATTTCACCATGGAGGGTCGTTTATCACAGAGGCCGATGGGAGTATGTCTTACAACGGTGGAGAGACTTGTGAGTTGCCGGATATTGATACAGACACGCTGGATGTATTCTTCGTCCGAGACTATCACAAGAAAATTGGGTATGACAAGGTTAGCCAAAGTTGGTGGCTGGTGCCTAATCGGCCTATGCAAACTGGTTTAAGAGCAATAGCAGATGATAATGAGCTGATGGAGATGTCTTACCTGGCTCAGCAGAACAAGGGGGTTATTCATGTGTACTACGAACATGGAGTATTTGAGCCTGTGTATATTGAGGAAGCAGAACCAATGGTTTCTGGTAAGGAGCTGATGCTGATACCAACCATTATCCACATCCCAAAACCCACCACCAATACCACAGCTGAACCAATTCCCAGCATAACACCATGCAATCCAACTTCTGAACCAAAGAATACTACTGAATCCACAAAACCAAAAGAGCCACCTACCTCATTGGCTGCTGGTAACCAAAACAACAAAGGAAAAATTTCCCCTCAACCCACTGCAAGTCTTGGACCTAAGCCCAATCCACCACCAAAAAGAATGGCCCAACCCAGTAAAAGCAAGCCCAAAATCCCACAAAAAAAAATGCCCCAACCCACAGCAATTTCGAAACTTTGGTTCAAAGGAAAAGAAACCAAGAAGGCTAAAAAAAGAGAGGCTGTAAGAATGTAAAAATAGCAGCAGCAGCATGTGGAAGGAAGCCACTGACAAGAGCTGCTGCTACTGGAAATATTGCAAGAACAACTGGTAAAGAAAAACAGCGCAAGACAGCCTTTGTTGCTTTGTCTAGTTCAGAAGGATCCTCAGACAGCCATGACAGTGACGATAGTTCAGAGGATGAAGCATATAGGCCTGGTGGTGATGAAGTGTCCAGTGAAGAAGACTTGCCTCCGAATAGGTCAGCAGGAAAGATTAATGTGAAATTGAGAAGTAAGCTAGGGAAGAAACTTACAAAAGGAAAGAAGTTTGTTATGGTTGAAGAAGATGGTCTTGTTTGTGCAAACTCAGATTCTGAGGATGATGAAATCATTTTTGGACCGATTCCTAAGTTTGGATCATCAGTTGCTCCTTATCATGATGTGCAGGAtgattgataaaccccatttgtagggtttatcttgtattgattttaggggattttataaccttttacccacatttatccaatgaaatagcatggttttataacttctcctttaattgtgcttaagagtgaaaacatgctttttaggtcttaaaatagctaaatctaattctccttgattccattagatgccttgatatgtttgttaagtgatttaaggtttaggaggcaaagattggatcaagggaatgaagaaagaagcatgaaaagttggagaactcatgaagaaatgaaagaaccggaaagctgtcaagccgacttcttcgcacttaaatgaccataacttgagctactgAGGTTCAAAtaatgcggttccagttgggttagaaagctaacatccggggcttcgaaacgatataagatttgtcatagttgctacacgtatggtggcgcgcacgtgcaaagtacgcgcacgcgccgttgctgccacctggttcacttaaagcaaaacgtggccagcgaattctaaagccttgtgggcccaatccaactcatttctgatgctatttaacccaaggagtgaagagggaaacatatgttagttaccattagtcatagtttagttttagaagtagtttctagagagagaagctctcacttctctctaggattaggattaggtttagttcttagatctaggttttaatctttgccttcttctacttctacctttcaattctttgttgctacattcatcttcttctattcttttgttgtaatttcctttatgttgttcttatattttgttgtagatctagtattgttccttccattttccttcaattaaataagaggtaattcataataattgttcttctttgcttttctattgttgatctcttgcctttgtagttatgtctctctttaattctttcaatttatgttgtttacttttattgccttttatgtgtttgttgaaatgcctcttctagatatagtatagattttttttcctcttggcctaggtggagtaattagtgacacttgagttatctaattcctttgttgattggtaattggagagattgctaattggtttggagtgcactaaagctagtctttccttgggagttggctaggactggtggctcaagtcaattcatccacttgactttcctttatttagtaagggttaactaagtggtagcaatgaacaattctcatcacaattgagaaggataactaggataggacttctaattttcataccttaccaagagccttttatagttgttagtttattttcattgccatttacttttcatgcttcttatccaaaaccccaaaataactcacaaccaataacaagacactttattgtaattcctagggagaacgacccgaggtccaatacttcggtttataaattttaggggtttgtactagtgacaaacaactttttgtatgaaaggattattgctggtttagagactatacttcgacgagattttatttgagaaattttaaaccgtcaaaaatctaatttcAATGATCCTTATAATGACTCTGATGGTGGAGACTCATGGCACTCGGAAGAAATGAAGACTCCTCCAAACTCTGAGAATGAGTTAGAGGAAGTTGATTCAGATGACGTATTCCCTGCATTTAGAGAAGGAGGGAGGTTTGGAGAGCTTAGGCTAGAGGTTGGAATGACTTTCACTACAAAAATGGAGTTTAAAGAGGCTGTGCGTGAATATTGCATACAAGAGGGTAGAAGGATTTGGTTTAAGAAGAACGATAACGTGAGGATGAGAGCTGTGTGTAAGGATGCGAGCTGTGGCTGGCTTATGTATGCCTCTAACAATACTAAGAACAAATGCTGGCAGATCAAGACATTCATGGATGACCACACATGTGCAAGAGAGACCAAAAATAGACTAGCTAATAGGAAGTGGCTAGCCTGCAAATTGGTGAAGAAACTAAGAAAATATCCGAATCTGAGACACTCCGAGGCTGCACAATATTTTAAGACTAAATGTGATCTGGAACTAAACAAGTCTTCACTAACCATGGCCTTAGGAGATGCTAGATCTGTTGTGTACGGTGATGCAGCTGCCCAATATGGTATGGTGAGAGATTATGGGCTGACACTACTGAAGAGCAATCCAGGATCCACTGTCACAGTTGGGGTTATACCTCAGCCCAACCCTGATGATGATCCAATTTTTGAGAAGATGTATGTCTATTTGGAGGGATGTAAAAAAGGATTTCTGGCTGGTTGCAGACCCCTCATAGGCTTGGATGGGGCTTTTCTGAAGACCTAGCATGGTGGTCAGATATTGTCTGCAATTGGCCAAGACGCAAACAATCATATATATGTTATTGCCTATGCAATTGTCCCTGTTGAGAACACTGAAAACTGGAGATGGTTCTTGGAATTACTCCATCAAGACCTGGGGGATTATAAGAAGAACAAGCTCTGTTTTATCTCAGATATGCAGAAGGTATGCAATATTTATAGGTTGTCACTTAAAATGATGTTTACACACTGGGCTGCTGATTATATATGCTGAATTAATCTATTGTGACTTAAAATGATGTTTATACACTGGTTGTGACTTAATAGTTCTTAGTTATAACAAGTCACTTGTTGTTACTTATTAGTTACCTATTAGCTCTGTTTCAACATGATGATAATAACACATGGCTGCTGTCTATAGTTGCTGAATTAATCTATTGTGACTTATTTATACAGTGGTTATGACTTAAGAATTCTAAGTTATTTAGTGTCAACCTATCTATTGTAGTTATCTATCTGATGTTAATACACTGGGCTGCTGTCTATATATGCAGAATTAATCCTGGACTGATTATATGCTGCATAATGTTCTGTCAATCTGTTCTTACTCATTTATCATATTCTGCATAATGTTCTGTAATAGTGTTGTGTAGGGACTAGTTTGATGTCACTTACATAAGTGTAGGGACTAGTTTGATGTCACTTGAACAAGTCTAGGGACTATTTTGATGTCACTTATATAACTGTAGGGACATATTTGCTGCCTGATAACAACTATCTGACCCCTTCTTTGGTATCTGAAACAGGGCCTTATAAATGCAGTTAAGGAGGTTTTTCCAGATGTGCATCATAGATTCTGTGTTTGGCATTTGTGGAAGAACTTCAACAAGCAATGGAAGGATTTCCAGCTTAGAGGGCTACTCTGGGATTGTGCAAGGTGTACTAGCCAAGATGGCTTCCTTGATATCATCAAAAAGATTGAAAGGGTTAATAAGGAAGCCTGGGAGTATTTGAACAAGTGGCCTAGAGACTCTTGGAGCCGGGCATTCTTCAGTAACGcacctaaaataaataacatCTGCAACAATGCCTGTGAAGTCTTCAACTCCAGGATCAAAGATGCTAGAGCTAAGCCTATTATCACACTCTTGAAAGAAGTCAGAATGTATGCAATGAGGTCGATAGCTAGGAACAAGGTGAAGCTGAATTCGAACATTGGAGTTCT is a window encoding:
- the LOC130945477 gene encoding uncharacterized protein LOC130945477 is translated as MKTPPNSENELEEVDSDDVFPAFREGGRFGELRLEVGMTFTTKMEFKEAVREYCIQEGRRIWFKKNDNVRMRAVCKDASCGWLMYASNNTKNKCWQIKTFMDDHTCARETKNRLANRKWLACKLVKKLRKYPNLRHSEAAQYFKTKCDLELNKSSLTMALGDARSVVYGDAAAQYGMVRDYGLTLLKSNPGSTVTVGVIPQPNPDDDPIFEKMYILSAIGQDANNHIYVIAYAIVPVENTENWRWFLELLHQDLGDYKKNKLCFISDMQKGLINAVKEVFPDVHHRFCVWHLWKNFNKQWKDFQLRGLLWDCARCTSQDGFLDIIKKIERVNKEAWEYLNKWPRDSWSRAFFSNAPKINNICNNACEVFNSRIKDARAKPIITLLKEVRMYAMRSIARNKVKLNSNIGVLPPIQRRRLEKIRKESKNWVPMWFGDADYEKFEVHGWPTNMVVDLGKRLCTCGFWQLSGMPCVHACAALARDGKRPEDYCHQWLTMEAYNNTYAFHINPIPGQALWEKSPYNRPQAPKFRNKPGPLKKKRRKYADEEPSDSKKLKTKMKRIYKKGRCRCCGEAEHTRRNCPKRAAAEEAAAAEAAAAEAAAAQPTAANGGEGQPNSAAPVLPSPVRPPKLPLKRKLAKGCEKPASGSSNPPVTTSPAATPPGSSYTSRNPAPNPMQGATQETATRLANFMKFVPNP